Below is a window of Nocardioides sp. S-1144 DNA.
AGCGCGGCGCGACGGTCTCGGTCGTCACCCAGCGGCCCGACGACCTGATGCGCGAGCTGCTGCTGGTCGAGGCCGGGCACCGCGTCACGACGCACTTCCTCGAGGGCTCGCGCTAGTCGCTTGTGGTCCGCCCCACCGACGGACACGATCGGAGCATGAGCGCCGAGGCCGCACGCCGGCTGCCGGGTCGGGTGAGCCGGGCGTGACCCGCATGTTCGTGGCGGTGCAGCCCCCCGACGACGCCGTCGAGCACCTCGTCGAGTTCCTCGGGCCGCGGCGCGAGCACGGTGACCTCCGGTGGACGTCGTCCGAGCAGCTGCACGTCACCCTCGCCTTCCTCGCCGCCGTCCCCGACCGCGCGCTCGACGGGCTCGTCGAGGGGCTCGCCACCGCCGCGTCCCGCCGGACGCCGTTCGAGGCGAGGATCGCCGGCGGCGGGGCCTTCCCCGACGCGGCCCGGGCGAGGGTGCTGTGGGCCGGTCTCGACCTCGGCGCGGCGGCCCGCGAGGAGCTCGACCGGCTCGCGGTCGGTGCCCGGTCGGCCGCCAACCACGCCGGCGTCGCCCCGGACGGCCAGCGGTTCCGTCCCCACGTGACCCTGGCCCGGCTCGGGCGCCCGCAGGAGGTCACGCGGTGGGTCCGCCTCCTCGACACCTACGCCGGACCTCCCTGGACCGTCGACCGGGTCGCGCTCGTCGCCTCCCACCTCGGTGAGGGGGCGCGCCGCCGTCCGCGGCACGAGGTGGTGACCGAGGTCGTGCTCGGCTGACGCCGCGCGGCATGGCACGGCGCGGGGTGGCGTGGTGTGGACCGCGCTCGCCACCTGGTCGCAGTGAGCGGGCTCACACGAGCGGGGGCGCGGTGGCCTAGGTTGACCG
It encodes the following:
- the thpR gene encoding RNA 2',3'-cyclic phosphodiesterase; amino-acid sequence: MFVAVQPPDDAVEHLVEFLGPRREHGDLRWTSSEQLHVTLAFLAAVPDRALDGLVEGLATAASRRTPFEARIAGGGAFPDAARARVLWAGLDLGAAAREELDRLAVGARSAANHAGVAPDGQRFRPHVTLARLGRPQEVTRWVRLLDTYAGPPWTVDRVALVASHLGEGARRRPRHEVVTEVVLG